The genomic DNA GCGTGATGCTGACCAAATATCTTGTTCGGAATCTGGCATTCAGGAAAGGGAAGAGCGCTACCTTTATGCCCAAGCCGATTTATAATGAACCAGGGTCAGGTATGCACTTTCACCTGTTTCTTGAAAAAAGGGGTGTTTCACTTTTTGGTGACAAGGAGGCAGAAATCGGTCTTTCCCGGCTGGCGCTTAATTACATTGGCGGGATTTTAGAGCACGTGCCTTCGCTCTGCGCCTTGACCAATCCCAGCACCAATTCCTATCGTCGGCTGGTACCTGGTTATGAGGCGCCTACTGAAGCCTTCTTCTCAGTTGCGAACCGGACTGCAGCAATAAGAATTCCCGGGTATATCCGGGATGTAAAAAAAATGGCGCTTGAGTTCAGAATACCGGATGCTACCGCCAATCCTTACCTGGCGCTGGCAGCGATTCTTTTGGCAGGACTTGATGGCATCAAGAAAATGATTGACCCCGGTCTACCTCGGAAGGGAAAGGATATGCGCTCCCGGGCTCGTCCAGTGCCGGTTTCATTAAGCGCAGCGCTAAAGGAGTTGGAGTGCGACCACGACTACCTGACCGGAGAAGGTATCTTTACTGAAGAGACGATTAAAAAGTGGATGGAGTTGAAGATGCTCGAGGTGGAGGCAGTTGCAAAGAGACCCCATCCTTGGGAGTTCAACCTTTATTATGGCTGTTGAAAGGAGAGAAGATGCGAGAGGCAATTTATACTGATAATGCTGCCAAGCCAGTTGGACCTTACAGTCAGGCGGTTGTTTTTGGTAATCTCGTCTGGACATCAGGGCAGATTGGCATTGACCCGGTAACCGGCGAACTTGTTAAGGGCGGCATTGAGGCAGAAACAGAGCAGGTGATGAAGAATCTCGGTGCGGTGCTGAGAGCAGCAGGGAGCGGGTTTGACCGGGTTATTAAGAGTTTAATCTTCATCACCGATATGAAGGATTTTGCCTGTGTCAATGCGATTTATGCCCGCTATTTTCAAGAGCCCTTTCCCGCCCGTTCAACTGTTCAAGTTGCGGCTTTACCCAAAGGGGCTCAGGTAGAGATTGAAGTTGTTGCCGAGCGTTAATTTCGTAGTATTGCCATTACTTTTTACTTCTTGGCACTCACCGGTGGAGAAAAAGGAGGCGATTTATCAGGCGCGGGATTTGTGTTACCATCAAGACTATTCGGCAGCATTAAGCCGGGTGAAGGAAATTTGTGCAACCGACCCTCAAGACCCTGCCGGTCTGTTCTGGTATGCCGCTCTTTTGCAGATGCTGATTTATGATTCGGGTAATACTGGCTTGATTGAGTCATTTTATCTCACAAGCGATTCGGTGATTCAACTTTGTCGGCGCCGGCTAAAGAACAACCCGAGCGATGCTGAGGCGCATCTTTACTGGGGACTTACCCAACTTAACCGCGCCAATCTTTTAAGCTGGCAGGGAAAGAAGTTTGCTGCCTTTATGACCCTCCTTAAAGTAACTCCCCATCTTAATCGGGCCCTTAAATTCGACGCCAGGCTGACCGATGCCCTGTTCGGTATCGGGGTAATTGAGTATTTTAAGGCAACCGCTGACCGTTACTGTTTCGGTCTCGGACTCATCGGTTCAAGGGAGCGGGCATATAAGCTCTTACAGAAGGCAAGACGCCAAGATGGGATGCTGCAACCGATGGCGGAATTTATGCTCGGTTTTATGTGCAAGGAGGAAGGGCAGTTTGAAGAGGCGATAAAATACTGCAACCGACTACTTGAAAGGTATCCTAACAACCGTGCTGCCTTAAGGCTTTTGCGCGACATCTATCTTGATATGGGTAATTATGAACGGGTGATAATATTGGCGAGGGAGCTTGAGAGCGATATCACCCGGGTATTTCCCAACAACCGTTATGGGATTGCCGAGAATTGGCTGAAGATGGCTTATGCCTGGGCTGGCTTAGGTAGAACAGACAGCACCCGGTTTTTCGCTCAATGCATCCTCAACTGGGCAGACCAAGCTGATTCGGTTCCCTGGCTTGTTAGTTATGTACGCGCTGCCAAGTGGTTAAAGGCAAAAGCGGCACGCTGATGGGTAAGATACTCATTGTTGGGGTTGGTAACCGGCTCCGTTGTGATGATGGGGTTGGGTCCCATATTGTTGATTTGCTTAAGGAGCGTGTTAAAGATGTTGAGGTGATTGATGCTGGCACGGTTCCAGAAAATTACCTTGAGTCCATCATCCAAAAAAGACCCCAGCGGGTGCTCATCGTTGACGCCTGCCTTTTTGATGGTAAGCCGGGTGAGTTTCGGCTTTTTGAACCCGAAACTTTTGAAAATCTCCGTCTCTCCAATTTCTCTACCCATACCCTACCATTAAATCTTATCGCTCAACTCATTATTACAAAAACAAACGCCAAGGTCTATCTTTTAGGTATCCAGCCTGCTCAGCGTGGTTTTGGTGAAAAACTTTCCCCGGTTCTTAGTGCCACCTTGCCCAAGATCCTCAATTACATCGAGGAGTGGATCTTAGCACCAATTTAGACCCTCTACACTTCCTGGCAACGTCTGAATCCTAAGGTATAAACCTTCTTCACGTCCCTCCTTTTGATGGCATTCCTAGTATCAAGAATCAGCCGGCTCTCCCTCAGGATGAGGTCATAATCAAAACAGGAGTGGTCGGTAAGGATGAGGACGCAATCGGCGTGGTGCAGAACCTTTTCGGTCAAGGTGCAGGATTTAAATTTCTTCCCCCTGATTACGATTTCCGGCACATAAGGGTCAACATAGCCAACCCCTTTTACTTTGCCAATAACCAACTCCATCACCTTAATTGCTGGTGAATGCCTGGTGTCATCTACATCTCGCTTAAAAGCGGCACCGATGATCAAGACCTCTGCCTTTTTTGCGGCAATCCCGTGGACCCCCAAGATTTCCATCAGTCGGTCAACAACATAAAAGGGCATTGCTTCGTTCGTCTCTGCTGCCAGTTCAATAAAATTGGAGTGGAAATCATACTCCCGTGCCTTCCAGGCAAGATAATAGGGATCAATAAGGATACAATGCCCCCCAATCCCTGGTCCGGGGTAAAAGGGCATAAAACCAAATGGCTTGGTGCTTGCTGCCTTGATAACCTCCCAGATGTCAATATTACCCATTCGTTCGCACATCCGGGCAAGTTCATTCACCAAGGCGATATTCACACTCCGGAAGATATTCTCCAGCAACTTTGACATCTCCGCAACCCTTGGGGAAGATACCGGCACGACACTATCGACAAACCGGGAATAGAAAAGCGAGCACAACTCTGTGCACCGCTTGGTAACCCCACCCACAACTACTGGGGTCCTACGGATATCCCACTGTTTATTTCCAGGGTCAATTCGTTCTGGTGCAAACGCCAAGAAGAAGTCCCTTCCTACCTTGAAGCCGCTTTTCTCAAGGATCGGTAAAAGCACCTTTTCAGTTGTCTCGGGATAGGTGGTGCTGCGGAGCACGATTAGCTGGCCTTTATGTAGATACCTTCCTATTTCTTCGCCCGCGTTGATTATATAAGACACATCCGGCTCCTTAGATGCGGTAAAAGGGGTGGGCACACAGATGTTGATAACATCGCAATTTCTGCAAACCCGATAATCGCCAGTAGCCTTCAACTTCCCTGACCTCACCACCTCCCAAAGTTCCTTCGAATCAACATCACCGATAAAACTCCTTCCTTCATTAACTGCGGCCACCTTATCTTTGTCAACATCAACGCCTATCGTCTCAAAACCTGCCCGTGCGATTTCTAAAGCGAGGGGGAGTCCTACATAGCCGATACCGATAATCCCTACCTTTGCCTTCTGTTTTTTGATTTTTTCGGCCAATTGTTTCATTATCGTCTCCTTTCTTGCATCTTGGAAATTACCATACTGCCCGGTCAAAACTGCGGTACTGAACCGCCTCGCTGATATGGTGAGGTTGAATTACCTCCGAACCTTCAAGGTCTGCAATAGTCCTCCCCACCTTTAAGACCCGATGATAGGCACGGGTGGAAAGTCCGAGCCGGTCAATTGCGGTACGCAGGAGTTCTTCGCCTTGAGGGGTGGTTAAGCAGAACCGCCGGATAAGCGCCGGTGTCATCTGAGCGTTGGCAAAAATCTGGCGCCGAAGATTTATTCCTTGAAAACGTTCAAGTTGGATTTTACGTGCCCGCATCACCCGTTCCCTGATTTGGCTTGATGTCTCTCCCTGTTTTTTAGTGGCAACATCGACATATTTCAGTGCCGGTACCTCAATATGGATATCAATCCGGTCAAGTAACGGTCCTGAGATGCGACTGCGATACCGTCGGATTTTCTGGGGTGTGCAGGTGCAGGTGTGTCTGGGGTCATTAAAGAATCCGCAGGGACATGGGTTCATCGCGCACACAAGCATAAAACGTGCCGGGAAAGTCAAAGTGGAACGGGCACGTCCAATCGTCACCTCTCCATCCTCAAGCGGCTGACGGAGCGATTCAAGGACATCCCGGCGGAACTCAGGCAGCTCATCAAGAAACAAGACGCCATTATGGGCAAGGGATACCTCCCCAGGACGGGGGATTGTTCCCCCTCCAATCATACCTGATTCAGATATGTTGTGATGCGGGGAACGAAACGGGCGGACAGCCACAATTGGGACCCCCGGGGTAAGGGTACCCGTAACTGAGTGGACTTTAGTTGTCTCCAATGCCTCCTCAAGGGTAAAAGTGGGTAAAATTGTGGGGAGCCGCCGAGCGAGCATTGTTTTACCACTGCCAGGCGGCCCTAACATCAGGACATTGTGAGCGCCAGCAGCGGCAATCTCCAGCGCACGCTTAGCATGGGCATGACCGTGCACCTCGCCAAAATCAACGGTAAAAACGCTTGCCTCTTCAAACAGCCTTCGGGCATCGGTGTGCGCAGGCTCAATTTTTTCGACCCCCTTAAGAAAATTTATTGTCTGGACAAGGGAATTTACTCCAAACACAGGTAATTCTGGCACGAGTGCTGCCTCAAGGGCATTGGGTTCAGGAACAATCATTCCTCTTATATTCCCAGCACGAGCAGCAACCGCCATCGCCACTACCCCTTTTACCGGCCGGAGGGAACCATCAAGGGAAAGTTCACCGAGGATAACATATCCCGAAAGTGCACCAGGGGAGATTCCTCCCGATGCCGCGATTATCCCCAGCGCAATTGGGAGGTCAAATCCCGGTCCCTCCTTTTTGATATCAGCAGGCGCAAGGTTAACTGTAATGCGGCGATTGGGAAAGGCGATCCCAGAGTTTTTTATTGCTGCCTGTACCCGATGCTGGGATTCCTTGACAGCAGCGTCAGGAAGTCCAACTATATTAAAAACTGGGAGGCCATGGGCAATATCAGTCTCAACGGTCACCAGATAGCCATCAACCCCGAAGACAGCGCTTGATAAGACGGTAGCAAGCATCAAAAGGCTCCTTGGATGTGTTCAATTTCTACATTATCTGGCAGAAAGAGTAGGCTGAGGACATCAAATCGCACCGGTCTGAACTCAAGTTTGTGACCGATGAGGTAATCCTCGGCGAGCCGGTGCAAGCGCTTTTGCTTCTGCCAGTTCACCGACTCTGCTGGCTTGCCGAAAACCTCAGAAGTGCGGCTTTTCACCTCAACAAAAACAACTGTCTCGCCGTCCTCACAGATGATGTCAATTTCCCCATACTTCGAGCGATAGTTGGTATCAATGATTGTGTAGCCCTTTGAGACAAGATAGCGCCGTGCGAGCGTTTCGCCCTTTTTTCCCAGTTCCACTCGGCGCATTTGTTTTATAGATAGATAAAAAGGGATTTAACCGGCTCAAATGTTTTACGATGGATTGGCGAAGGGCCCAGTTTCTTCAGAGCGCAAATATGCTCTTTGGTGCCGTAACCTTTATTCCGGGCAAAACCATACCCTGGGAAACGGTGCTCCATTTTTGTCATCAATTTATCCCGGAAGACCTTGGCAATGATTGATGCACAAGCGATGGAAAGGCTTTTGGAGTCGCCCTTAATGATCCCCTGACAAGGTAAATTCAAATCCGGAATTTGCCATCCGTCGGCAAGGACCAAAATGTCTTTACCCTTCACATTCTCTTCTAATGCCCGCACCAATTTCTCTACCGCCAAACGCATTACCCAGAATGTGGCGAAGGCAATGTTGTAATTTTCAATAAAGTGATGCCCAGCAGCAGCTATGGCCCAACCCAATGCCTCTTTTTTGATTGCTGGCTCTAAAAGAGCGCGCTGTTTTGGGCTCAATTTTTTAGAATCCTGAACCCCGGTAAGAGAGGAGTTTAGGGGGAGAACTACTGCTGCAGCGACGACCGGTCCAGCAATTGCACCCCTCCCCACTTCATCAACACCGCAGATGAGGGTATTATTTCTCCATAGATGGCGGTCCAGATTCTTCACCGCTTTTACGTTCTTTAAGCGCTGCTTCGCGTCCGGTTTTTGTCCGCAAATAATACAACTTAGCCCGGCGGACCTTGCTTTTATGCCTGATATCTATCCGGGCAATTACCGGTGCGTTCACCGGGAAGATGCGTTCGATACCGATACCCCTGCTTACCCGGCGGACGGTAAAGGTCTTGCCTGCGCCCTTCCCCCGAACCGCAATTACCGTTCCACGAAATATTTGAATACGTTCTTTATCACCCTCCGTGATGCGAAGATGAACATCAACCAGGTCCCCTGGTTCGGGAACAGTGGGGGTTGAGCCTTGCTCCTTAACCTCCGGATGGTTGTTTTTCTTTTTTCCCGCCATCGGTTTTCTCCTTTCCCAACTCCTTACGGATAAACTCCTTTTCGGCTTCGGTCAAAGGCAGTGCTTTTAAAAGATCTGGTCGGCGCTGGGCGGTTCGCAAAAGTGCCTGCTCACGGCGCCACCGGGCAACTGCCGCATGATTTCCAGAGATGAGAATTTCAGGCACCCGCTCGCCTCGGAACTCCTGGGGTCGGGTGTAAAGCGGTCCCTCTAACATCCCACTCGCAAATGAGTCGGTAGCGACCGAATCCTCATCGCCGACGCAGCCGGGGAGAAGCCGGGCGATGGCTTCAACAATCACCACCGCCGCGGCTTCCCCGCCCGCGAGGATGTAATCGCCGATTGACACCTCTTCGTCAATCAGCCGGGTGCGAACCCGTTCGTCCACCCCTTTATAACGGCCACAGATGAATATCAGATGGGGTTCTTGTGAAAACCTGTGCGCCATCTTTTGGTTAAACCTATCTCCCTGGGGCGAAAGCAGGATTACCCTGGAGTTCTTATCCTTGACGCTTTCCACTGCTAAGAATATCGGTTCCGGCTTCATCACCATTCCCGGACCCCCTCCAAAAGGGTAGTCGTCAACAGTGCGATAAGCGTCGGTAGTGAACTCCCTGGGGTTAACCACGCCAATTTCTAAGAGCCCCTTTTCCCGGGCGATTCTTGTTGGTCCGCAGTTAAATGGACCGTTAAAGAACTCCGGGAATATGGAGATAATATGAATACGCACAGGTTTTCAACCCGTTATCTTATCTCTGGCCGCAGGAACGAACCGGCGCTACTCGAGGATTTCGAGCTGCGCCCGTTTTCCGTGCTTCATTGCTGCTGCGGAGATAATCGCACGGATGGATTTTGCGGTTCGCCCCTCTTTGCCGATGACCTTACCGAGGTCTCCCTGACCTACACGCAGTTCATATATCAGCGTCTTCTCACCTGCGATCTCTTTGACCTCGACCTTATCAGGATGGTCAACGAGCGCTTTCGCGATGTATTCTATCAGTTCTTTCATGATGCCTCCTTGGTTAGTTTGCGGTTTCGCTTTCCTTTATGATTTCCGGCTCCTTGAGTATTTGAGGAGCCGGGTTTGTTTTGCGATAACGCTTGATTAACCTGTCAACGGTATTGGAAGGTTGAGCACCTTTTGACAACCAGTAGTCCACCCGTTCAAGGTTAAGTTTCAGAACCTTTCGCCGCGGGTCATAATG from candidate division WOR-3 bacterium includes the following:
- the rplS gene encoding 50S ribosomal protein L19 codes for the protein MAGKKKNNHPEVKEQGSTPTVPEPGDLVDVHLRITEGDKERIQIFRGTVIAVRGKGAGKTFTVRRVSRGIGIERIFPVNAPVIARIDIRHKSKVRRAKLYYLRTKTGREAALKERKSGEESGPPSMEK
- a CDS encoding YifB family Mg chelatase-like AAA ATPase encodes the protein MLATVLSSAVFGVDGYLVTVETDIAHGLPVFNIVGLPDAAVKESQHRVQAAIKNSGIAFPNRRITVNLAPADIKKEGPGFDLPIALGIIAASGGISPGALSGYVILGELSLDGSLRPVKGVVAMAVAARAGNIRGMIVPEPNALEAALVPELPVFGVNSLVQTINFLKGVEKIEPAHTDARRLFEEASVFTVDFGEVHGHAHAKRALEIAAAGAHNVLMLGPPGSGKTMLARRLPTILPTFTLEEALETTKVHSVTGTLTPGVPIVAVRPFRSPHHNISESGMIGGGTIPRPGEVSLAHNGVLFLDELPEFRRDVLESLRQPLEDGEVTIGRARSTLTFPARFMLVCAMNPCPCGFFNDPRHTCTCTPQKIRRYRSRISGPLLDRIDIHIEVPALKYVDVATKKQGETSSQIRERVMRARKIQLERFQGINLRRQIFANAQMTPALIRRFCLTTPQGEELLRTAIDRLGLSTRAYHRVLKVGRTIADLEGSEVIQPHHISEAVQYRSFDRAVW
- a CDS encoding ribonuclease HII, which encodes MKNLDRHLWRNNTLICGVDEVGRGAIAGPVVAAAVVLPLNSSLTGVQDSKKLSPKQRALLEPAIKKEALGWAIAAAGHHFIENYNIAFATFWVMRLAVEKLVRALEENVKGKDILVLADGWQIPDLNLPCQGIIKGDSKSLSIACASIIAKVFRDKLMTKMEHRFPGYGFARNKGYGTKEHICALKKLGPSPIHRKTFEPVKSLFIYL
- a CDS encoding hydrogenase 3 maturation endopeptidase HyCI; translated protein: MGKILIVGVGNRLRCDDGVGSHIVDLLKERVKDVEVIDAGTVPENYLESIIQKRPQRVLIVDACLFDGKPGEFRLFEPETFENLRLSNFSTHTLPLNLIAQLIITKTNAKVYLLGIQPAQRGFGEKLSPVLSATLPKILNYIEEWILAPI
- a CDS encoding RidA family protein, which produces MREAIYTDNAAKPVGPYSQAVVFGNLVWTSGQIGIDPVTGELVKGGIEAETEQVMKNLGAVLRAAGSGFDRVIKSLIFITDMKDFACVNAIYARYFQEPFPARSTVQVAALPKGAQVEIEVVAER
- the glnA gene encoding type I glutamate--ammonia ligase, producing MKRIEEIEHKVRFIDLKYCDLWGRLRHVTLPIERLKDAVENGVGFDSSSVAGFGKVESGDMVLKPDLNSAFVEPFVSDPTVSCFANIYEPKSGERYQHDPRFILEKAVRAVKKVTGCDEIMVLTEFEFYLFNSAEFWTDESSAVYRVESEELRHDDQSGAALFKGSAYHVAPPFDRSGEFRSELARLMAECGIPVKYHHHEGGRFSQVEVEPGFLPALKAGDGVMLTKYLVRNLAFRKGKSATFMPKPIYNEPGSGMHFHLFLEKRGVSLFGDKEAEIGLSRLALNYIGGILEHVPSLCALTNPSTNSYRRLVPGYEAPTEAFFSVANRTAAIRIPGYIRDVKKMALEFRIPDATANPYLALAAILLAGLDGIKKMIDPGLPRKGKDMRSRARPVPVSLSAALKELECDHDYLTGEGIFTEETIKKWMELKMLEVEAVAKRPHPWEFNLYYGC
- a CDS encoding tetratricopeptide repeat protein, producing MPSVNFVVLPLLFTSWHSPVEKKEAIYQARDLCYHQDYSAALSRVKEICATDPQDPAGLFWYAALLQMLIYDSGNTGLIESFYLTSDSVIQLCRRRLKNNPSDAEAHLYWGLTQLNRANLLSWQGKKFAAFMTLLKVTPHLNRALKFDARLTDALFGIGVIEYFKATADRYCFGLGLIGSRERAYKLLQKARRQDGMLQPMAEFMLGFMCKEEGQFEEAIKYCNRLLERYPNNRAALRLLRDIYLDMGNYERVIILARELESDITRVFPNNRYGIAENWLKMAYAWAGLGRTDSTRFFAQCILNWADQADSVPWLVSYVRAAKWLKAKAAR
- the rpsP gene encoding 30S ribosomal protein S16, with protein sequence MVRIRLTRLGARNNPVYRVVAIDSRRARDSQYLEALGHYDPRRKVLKLNLERVDYWLSKGAQPSNTVDRLIKRYRKTNPAPQILKEPEIIKESETAN
- the trmD gene encoding tRNA (guanosine(37)-N1)-methyltransferase TrmD: MRIHIISIFPEFFNGPFNCGPTRIAREKGLLEIGVVNPREFTTDAYRTVDDYPFGGGPGMVMKPEPIFLAVESVKDKNSRVILLSPQGDRFNQKMAHRFSQEPHLIFICGRYKGVDERVRTRLIDEEVSIGDYILAGGEAAAVVIVEAIARLLPGCVGDEDSVATDSFASGMLEGPLYTRPQEFRGERVPEILISGNHAAVARWRREQALLRTAQRRPDLLKALPLTEAEKEFIRKELGKEKTDGGKKEKQPSGG
- a CDS encoding YraN family protein, producing MRRVELGKKGETLARRYLVSKGYTIIDTNYRSKYGEIDIICEDGETVVFVEVKSRTSEVFGKPAESVNWQKQKRLHRLAEDYLIGHKLEFRPVRFDVLSLLFLPDNVEIEHIQGAF
- a CDS encoding nucleotide sugar dehydrogenase, with translation MKQLAEKIKKQKAKVGIIGIGYVGLPLALEIARAGFETIGVDVDKDKVAAVNEGRSFIGDVDSKELWEVVRSGKLKATGDYRVCRNCDVINICVPTPFTASKEPDVSYIINAGEEIGRYLHKGQLIVLRSTTYPETTEKVLLPILEKSGFKVGRDFFLAFAPERIDPGNKQWDIRRTPVVVGGVTKRCTELCSLFYSRFVDSVVPVSSPRVAEMSKLLENIFRSVNIALVNELARMCERMGNIDIWEVIKAASTKPFGFMPFYPGPGIGGHCILIDPYYLAWKAREYDFHSNFIELAAETNEAMPFYVVDRLMEILGVHGIAAKKAEVLIIGAAFKRDVDDTRHSPAIKVMELVIGKVKGVGYVDPYVPEIVIRGKKFKSCTLTEKVLHHADCVLILTDHSCFDYDLILRESRLILDTRNAIKRRDVKKVYTLGFRRCQEV
- a CDS encoding KH domain-containing protein, whose product is MKELIEYIAKALVDHPDKVEVKEIAGEKTLIYELRVGQGDLGKVIGKEGRTAKSIRAIISAAAMKHGKRAQLEILE